The proteins below are encoded in one region of Betaproteobacteria bacterium:
- the gcvT gene encoding glycine cleavage system aminomethyltransferase GcvT: MLKKTVLNAAHRAMNARMVDFGGWDMPVNYGSQIEEHNAVRNNCGMFDVSHMCPVDVVGPDCRIFLSRLVANDVAKLKVSGKALYAAMLNDAGGVIDDLIIYFLTDTRFRVVVNAGTAEKDLAWMQAKISEWQLDVTITQRRDGANNLGIIAVQGPNARTKVWEVLPQAKAATEGLKAFFAAEIDQYFIASTGYTGEDGYEIMLPASEAEALWNQLNAAGVAPCGLGARDTLRLEAGMNLYGQDMDETVSPLDAGLAWTVSLNTDRDFVGKAALVANGQQKQFLGLILLDKGVLRGHQKVMTPQGDGEITSGSFSPTLQQSIALARLPLGVQIGDEVEVDIRGKALKAKVTKPVFARNGKAVI, encoded by the coding sequence ATGCTGAAGAAAACAGTTTTGAATGCCGCTCACCGCGCGATGAATGCCCGGATGGTCGATTTCGGTGGTTGGGACATGCCGGTGAACTACGGTTCGCAGATCGAGGAACACAACGCGGTCCGCAACAACTGCGGCATGTTCGACGTGTCGCACATGTGCCCGGTTGATGTCGTCGGCCCCGATTGCCGAATTTTCCTGTCTCGCCTTGTCGCCAATGACGTGGCCAAGCTGAAGGTTTCCGGCAAAGCACTTTACGCTGCCATGCTCAACGATGCCGGCGGCGTCATTGACGACCTGATCATCTATTTCCTGACCGACACGCGCTTCCGCGTTGTCGTTAATGCCGGCACCGCCGAGAAGGATCTGGCCTGGATGCAGGCCAAGATTTCCGAATGGCAACTGGACGTCACCATTACCCAACGCCGCGATGGCGCAAACAACCTTGGCATCATCGCCGTGCAGGGCCCCAATGCCCGCACCAAGGTCTGGGAAGTGCTGCCGCAAGCCAAGGCTGCGACCGAAGGCCTGAAGGCTTTCTTTGCCGCTGAAATCGATCAGTATTTCATCGCCAGCACCGGCTACACCGGCGAAGACGGCTACGAGATCATGCTGCCGGCCAGTGAAGCCGAAGCGCTATGGAACCAGCTCAACGCCGCCGGCGTGGCCCCTTGCGGCCTCGGTGCTCGCGACACGCTGCGCCTCGAAGCCGGCATGAATCTCTACGGTCAAGATATGGACGAGACGGTTTCGCCGCTCGACGCCGGACTGGCATGGACGGTTTCGCTGAATACCGACCGCGATTTCGTCGGCAAGGCAGCGCTGGTTGCCAATGGCCAGCAAAAGCAGTTCCTCGGCCTGATCCTGCTCGACAAGGGCGTGCTGCGCGGCCACCAGAAGGTCATGACGCCACAGGGCGATGGTGAAATCACATCCGGCAGCTTCTCGCCGACGCTCCAGCAGTCCATCGCCCTCGCCCGCCTGCCGCTCGGCGTGCAAATTGGCGACGAAGTCGAAGTCGACATCCGTGGCAAGGCGCTCAAGGCCAAGGTCACCAAACCCGTATTCGCCCGCAACGGCAAAGCAGTCATCTAA
- the gcvH gene encoding glycine cleavage system protein GcvH — MSNVLANLKYAASHEWMLLNADGSVTIGITDHAQEALGDLVFVELPEVGTHFDAEKEIAVVESVKAAADVYAPIAGTVTEVNQAAADAPESVNQDAYAAWLFKMTPDNVADLDKMLDAAAYQAVADAA; from the coding sequence ATGTCCAACGTCCTCGCCAACCTCAAGTACGCCGCCTCCCACGAATGGATGCTGCTCAACGCTGATGGCTCCGTCACCATCGGCATTACCGACCACGCCCAGGAAGCCCTCGGCGACCTCGTTTTCGTCGAACTGCCGGAAGTCGGCACCCATTTCGATGCAGAGAAGGAAATCGCCGTCGTCGAATCCGTCAAGGCCGCTGCTGACGTCTATGCGCCGATCGCCGGTACCGTCACCGAAGTCAATCAGGCCGCTGCCGACGCGCCGGAATCAGTCAACCAGGATGCCTACGCTGCCTGGCTGTTCAAGATGACCCCGGACAATGTCGCCGACCTCGACAAGATGCTCGACGCCGCCGCCTACCAGGCCGTCGCTGACGCCGCCTAA
- a CDS encoding site-2 protease family protein — protein sequence MNAIVQTITILALPLVFAITLHEAAHGYVARYFGDSTAWQAGRISLNPLRHIDPVGTILIPLSILLFSGGNFLFGYAKPVPVDFSRLRNPKKDMFWVAAAGPGANLLMACAWALAFKLSWLMPQFFSTPLARMAEMGIQINCVLMVLNLFPLPPLDGGRIAVSLLPHAMSYKFAQLERWGFPILLVLLFTGVLGAVMTPLVNLSTWAIELIFGLY from the coding sequence ATCAACGCAATCGTCCAGACGATCACGATTCTTGCCTTGCCTCTGGTCTTCGCCATTACCCTTCATGAGGCCGCCCACGGCTACGTGGCACGCTACTTTGGTGACTCGACCGCATGGCAGGCCGGGCGAATCAGTCTGAATCCACTGCGCCATATCGATCCGGTTGGAACCATTCTGATTCCGCTCAGTATTCTGCTGTTTTCCGGCGGAAATTTCCTGTTCGGCTACGCCAAGCCGGTGCCCGTTGATTTTAGTCGCCTACGTAATCCCAAGAAAGACATGTTCTGGGTCGCCGCTGCCGGTCCAGGGGCCAACCTGCTGATGGCATGCGCTTGGGCGCTGGCTTTCAAGCTTTCCTGGTTGATGCCGCAATTTTTCAGTACGCCGTTGGCCCGCATGGCTGAAATGGGTATTCAGATCAATTGTGTGCTGATGGTCTTGAACCTGTTTCCGTTGCCGCCGCTCGATGGCGGTCGAATTGCCGTCAGTCTCTTGCCGCATGCGATGTCATATAAATTCGCCCAGCTTGAGCGCTGGGGATTCCCGATTTTGCTGGTGCTTCTGTTTACCGGTGTGCTAGGCGCAGTCATGACCCCGCTGGTCAATCTGTCAACGTGGGCTATCGAACTCATTTTTGGTCTCTATTAA
- a CDS encoding PHP domain-containing protein, which yields MTPANFDFHCHSIVSDGFLPPQDVARRAAANGVDLWALTDHDDIGGLVQAKATAEEVGMRFVNGVEISIEWRGVPIHIVGLGFDAANSALTGGLEELRSGRVERARRMGDALDAIGIHGVYEGALCFVTNPSLISRAHFARYLVSIGIARDVSSVFQHYLTPGKPGYVDHRWISLETAVKWINGAGGIAVVAHPGRYKMSGAEMRHFLDDFKDVGGQGIEVTCGSHSPDHILHFARLARHYAFHASRGSDFHGPDESYVDLGKAPPLPEDLKPVWRLVA from the coding sequence GTGACGCCAGCCAATTTTGACTTTCACTGCCACTCCATCGTTTCTGACGGATTCTTGCCGCCACAGGATGTCGCTCGGCGCGCCGCGGCGAATGGCGTCGATCTTTGGGCGTTAACAGATCACGATGATATCGGCGGCTTGGTGCAAGCCAAAGCAACGGCTGAAGAAGTCGGCATGCGCTTTGTGAATGGCGTCGAAATATCCATTGAGTGGCGCGGTGTCCCGATACATATCGTTGGCCTTGGTTTCGACGCTGCAAATTCGGCATTGACCGGTGGCCTTGAAGAATTGCGCTCAGGTCGTGTCGAACGCGCCAGACGCATGGGCGACGCGCTTGATGCGATTGGCATCCACGGTGTCTACGAGGGGGCCTTGTGTTTCGTGACCAACCCAAGCCTGATCTCCCGCGCACACTTTGCCCGCTATCTGGTGTCGATAGGCATAGCTCGCGACGTGTCGAGCGTTTTTCAGCATTATCTGACGCCGGGCAAACCTGGTTATGTCGATCATCGCTGGATCAGTCTGGAGACTGCGGTCAAGTGGATCAATGGTGCTGGCGGTATCGCGGTCGTGGCTCATCCCGGCCGCTACAAGATGTCCGGTGCTGAAATGCGCCATTTCCTTGATGATTTCAAGGATGTGGGCGGACAGGGCATTGAAGTGACCTGTGGCAGCCATTCGCCGGACCATATCCTGCACTTTGCCCGTCTCGCACGGCACTATGCTTTCCATGCCTCACGCGGCTCGGATTTTCATGGTCCTGATGAGAGTTATGTCGATCTTGGCAAGGCGCCGCCATTGCCGGAAGACTTGAAGCCGGTCTGGCGACTGGTGGCTTGA
- a CDS encoding lipid-A-disaccharide synthase N-terminal domain-containing protein — MFGYDWETLIWIGIGFGGQALFMMRFVIQWWSSEQAKMVVIPVSFWYFSLAGGIVLTIYAIHRKDPVFIFGQALSLFIYVRNLHLHYKGKGRAAAS; from the coding sequence ATGTTCGGCTATGACTGGGAAACGCTGATCTGGATTGGCATCGGCTTTGGTGGCCAGGCACTGTTCATGATGCGTTTCGTCATTCAATGGTGGAGCAGCGAACAGGCCAAGATGGTCGTCATTCCTGTCTCATTTTGGTATTTCAGTCTGGCCGGCGGCATTGTCCTGACCATTTATGCTATTCATCGCAAGGATCCGGTATTTATTTTCGGCCAGGCGCTAAGTCTGTTTATCTATGTTCGCAATCTGCATCTGCATTACAAGGGCAAGGGCCGCGCGGCGGCTTCGTGA
- a CDS encoding threonylcarbamoyl-AMP synthase — MARIVHIHPESPQQRLLVQAAEFIRNGAIVALPTDSCYAIGCHLGDKEALDRIRQIRQIDDRHHLTLMVRDLSEIAHFARVDNAQYRLLKATTPGSYTFILEGSKELPRRVMHPKRKTIGLRVPDHPVALALLQELNEPLLTTTLQLPGDEFPLTEGWEIQDRLDDHLELILDGGHCGTEPTTVIDLTGATPELIRAGRGSLDPFGLG, encoded by the coding sequence GTGGCGCGTATCGTTCATATTCACCCGGAATCGCCACAGCAACGCCTGCTGGTTCAGGCAGCTGAGTTTATTCGTAATGGCGCGATCGTCGCTTTGCCTACCGATTCCTGCTATGCCATTGGCTGCCATCTCGGCGACAAGGAAGCGCTGGATCGCATTCGCCAGATTCGCCAGATCGATGATCGCCACCATCTGACGCTGATGGTGCGCGACCTTTCCGAGATTGCACACTTTGCACGGGTCGATAATGCCCAGTACCGACTGCTCAAGGCAACCACGCCAGGCAGTTATACCTTCATTCTCGAGGGCTCCAAGGAGTTGCCGCGCCGGGTCATGCATCCGAAACGCAAGACCATAGGCCTGCGCGTTCCGGATCATCCTGTCGCGCTGGCGCTGCTGCAGGAATTGAATGAGCCGCTGTTGACGACGACGCTGCAATTGCCGGGAGACGAGTTCCCATTAACCGAAGGTTGGGAAATTCAGGATCGTCTTGATGATCATCTGGAATTGATCCTCGATGGCGGTCATTGCGGAACCGAGCCGACGACGGTGATCGATTTGACCGGCGCCACGCCTGAATTGATTCGCGCCGGTCGTGGTTCTCTGGACCCTTTTGGATTGGGTTAA
- a CDS encoding tryptophan--tRNA ligase: MYAERVLSGMRPTGSLHLGHYHGVLKNWVNLQHEYPCLFFVADWHALTTQYDNPLGIEKASMDMVVDWLAAGVDPNQATLFIQSKVPEHAELHLLLSMMTPLGWLERVPTYKDQQEKLANKDLSTYGFLGYPLLMSADILIYRADKVPVGEDQIPHVEFTRELARRFNHMYGREPGFEDKAREAVKKLGSKKARLYEEMRTRFQQNGDRDAIEQAKAVLDEVQHLSMADRERLFGYLEGTGKMILVEPGYLLTEASKMPGLDGQKMSKSYNNTITLRESEESVAKKVKSMPTDTNRVRRTDPGDPERCPVWQLHQVYSDDACKAWVQQGCKTAGIGCIECKQPVIDGILREQAPMRERAQVYLDDPTLVKNIIADGCEKAREYARETMRDVRESMGLEYN, from the coding sequence ATGTACGCAGAACGTGTTCTCTCAGGCATGCGCCCCACCGGGTCGCTGCATCTTGGCCATTACCACGGGGTCCTAAAAAACTGGGTCAACCTCCAGCATGAGTACCCATGCCTGTTTTTTGTGGCGGACTGGCATGCGTTGACCACGCAGTACGACAATCCGCTGGGCATCGAAAAAGCATCCATGGACATGGTTGTTGACTGGCTGGCGGCTGGCGTTGATCCCAATCAGGCGACTCTGTTCATTCAGTCGAAGGTGCCTGAGCATGCTGAGTTGCATTTGCTGCTGTCGATGATGACGCCTTTGGGCTGGCTGGAGCGTGTGCCGACCTACAAGGACCAGCAAGAGAAGCTCGCCAACAAGGATCTTTCGACTTACGGTTTCCTCGGCTATCCGCTGCTGATGAGCGCTGATATCCTGATTTACCGAGCAGACAAGGTGCCGGTTGGCGAAGACCAGATTCCTCACGTTGAATTCACCCGAGAACTGGCGCGTCGTTTCAATCACATGTACGGCCGGGAGCCTGGGTTCGAAGACAAGGCGCGCGAGGCCGTCAAGAAGTTGGGCAGCAAGAAGGCGCGTCTCTATGAAGAGATGCGTACCCGCTTTCAGCAGAATGGCGACCGCGACGCAATCGAGCAGGCCAAAGCTGTGCTCGACGAAGTGCAGCACTTGTCGATGGCCGACCGCGAGCGACTGTTTGGCTACCTGGAAGGCACCGGGAAGATGATTCTGGTAGAGCCGGGCTATCTGCTGACCGAAGCATCCAAAATGCCGGGCCTGGATGGCCAGAAGATGTCGAAGTCCTATAACAACACGATCACCTTGCGAGAGTCGGAAGAGTCAGTGGCGAAGAAGGTCAAAAGCATGCCGACCGACACTAATCGCGTGCGTCGCACCGATCCGGGTGATCCTGAACGCTGCCCGGTCTGGCAACTGCATCAGGTCTATTCCGACGATGCCTGCAAGGCATGGGTGCAGCAGGGTTGCAAGACGGCCGGAATCGGTTGTATCGAATGCAAGCAGCCGGTCATCGACGGCATCCTGCGCGAGCAGGCACCGATGCGCGAACGCGCTCAGGTTTATCTCGATGATCCGACGTTGGTTAAAAACATCATCGCCGACGGTTGTGAAAAGGCGCGCGAATACGCCCGTGAAACCATGCGCGATGTGCGTGAATCCATGGGTCTGGAATACAACTGA